A part of Parvimonas micra genomic DNA contains:
- a CDS encoding ABC transporter substrate-binding protein: MEKINFDDKLYNILNGNEKLLQFFINNGFDQLKNEKMLKTMGKMVSLNMALKVRGINKAAFEEKLDLFLNDEHSTVDKSLEEEKIISGDVIVKGVLPCPLKIPILEAFDKFVEDEKTNDLTIGYELKSANLGLDWIENDIDSGDINKVADIMISAGFELFFDKDKFGKFFEEDKFYIENKQMNKDFDNEKICLRDSKNIYNIIAVVPCVFLVNENNLNGRKIPTSWEDLLFSGDYIDSVAIPLSDLDMFNALVVNIYAKWGIKGIKALAKIYKKSLHPAEMVKKKGDSKNNPLVSITPYFFTQMVSRSSALKVVWPKDGAIVSPVFIMAKKDNEKAQKVVEFFRNEDVGKLLSSNGKFPTTVYGVDNMMNKDYGFLFCGWDYIHNNDIVKVMEESERIFNEEILK; this comes from the coding sequence ATGGAAAAAATAAATTTTGATGATAAATTATATAATATTTTAAATGGAAACGAAAAACTTTTACAGTTTTTTATAAATAATGGTTTTGATCAATTAAAAAATGAAAAAATGTTAAAAACAATGGGTAAAATGGTTTCTTTAAATATGGCTTTAAAAGTTAGAGGAATTAATAAAGCTGCTTTCGAAGAAAAGCTAGATTTATTTTTGAATGATGAACATAGCACTGTTGATAAATCACTTGAAGAAGAAAAAATTATTTCAGGTGATGTTATTGTAAAAGGTGTTTTGCCATGCCCTCTAAAAATTCCAATTTTAGAAGCTTTTGATAAATTTGTTGAAGATGAAAAGACGAATGATTTAACAATTGGATATGAACTAAAGTCAGCAAATTTAGGTTTAGATTGGATTGAAAATGATATTGATTCCGGAGATATTAATAAGGTTGCAGATATTATGATTTCAGCAGGTTTTGAGTTATTTTTTGATAAAGATAAATTTGGGAAATTTTTTGAAGAGGATAAATTTTATATAGAAAATAAGCAGATGAATAAAGACTTTGATAATGAAAAAATCTGTTTAAGAGATTCAAAAAATATCTACAATATTATTGCAGTAGTTCCTTGTGTATTTTTAGTGAATGAAAATAATCTTAATGGAAGAAAAATTCCTACTTCTTGGGAAGATTTACTTTTTAGCGGAGATTATATTGATAGTGTAGCGATACCGTTATCTGATTTAGATATGTTTAATGCTTTAGTTGTAAACATTTATGCAAAATGGGGAATTAAAGGAATCAAGGCATTGGCAAAAATATATAAGAAAAGTTTACATCCTGCAGAAATGGTTAAGAAAAAAGGAGATTCAAAAAATAATCCACTTGTTAGTATAACACCATATTTTTTTACACAAATGGTATCAAGAAGTTCTGCACTAAAAGTTGTTTGGCCAAAAGATGGTGCAATTGTCAGCCCTGTGTTTATAATGGCTAAAAAGGATAATGAAAAAGCTCAAAAAGTTGTTGAATTTTTTAGAAATGAAGATGTTGGAAAATTACTTTCTTCAAATGGAAAATTTCCTACTACAGTTTATGGTGTAGATAATATGATGAATAAAGACTATGGATTTTTATTCTGTGGTTGGGATTATATTCATAATAATGATATAGTAAAGGTTATGGAAGAATCTGAAAGGATTTTTAATGAAGAAATATTAAAATAG
- a CDS encoding GTP-binding protein, producing MNLVVFSGPPSSGKTSVIVKTIENLKNRGIKAGVVKFDCLYTDDDLIYKKNNILVRKGLSGALCPDHFFVSNIEEVVQWGISNELDILVTESAGLCNRCSPYIKNIKAVCVIDNLSGINTPKKIGPMLKSADYVVITKGDIVSQAEREVFSSRVASVNPSSIVMNINGLTGQGTYELSTLLYDEKNSINTVNGMELKFAMPTALCSYCLGEKKIGAKYQMGNIKKMKLEDKNA from the coding sequence ATGAATTTAGTAGTATTTTCAGGTCCTCCTTCATCAGGGAAGACCAGTGTAATAGTAAAGACAATTGAAAACTTAAAAAATAGAGGTATTAAAGCAGGAGTAGTTAAGTTTGACTGTTTATATACTGATGACGATTTAATTTATAAAAAAAACAATATTTTAGTTAGAAAAGGACTATCTGGTGCTTTGTGTCCAGATCACTTCTTTGTTTCAAATATTGAAGAGGTTGTTCAATGGGGAATTAGTAATGAATTGGACATTTTAGTAACAGAATCAGCTGGACTTTGCAATAGATGTTCACCATATATTAAAAATATAAAAGCTGTTTGTGTTATTGATAATTTATCTGGTATAAATACACCTAAAAAAATTGGTCCAATGTTAAAAAGTGCGGATTATGTTGTTATAACAAAAGGAGATATTGTTTCCCAGGCTGAAAGAGAAGTTTTTTCTTCAAGAGTTGCTTCTGTTAATCCAAGTTCTATAGTTATGAATATAAATGGACTTACAGGACAAGGAACTTATGAATTAAGTACTTTATTGTATGATGAAAAGAATTCAATAAATACTGTTAATGGTATGGAATTAAAATTTGCGATGCCGACAGCGTTATGTTCTTATTGCTTGGGAGAAAAGAAAATCGGAGCAAAATATCAAATGGGAAATATCAAAAAAATGAAATTGGAGGATAAAAATGCGTAA
- a CDS encoding ATP-binding cassette domain-containing protein codes for MRNLKIEKLIEKYPFVEVFFEENNFDISNSKHLSFAEYLHSFSEEEKEELAIDEELLCESLEIYIKQMKSFLGVEDDEVNSITLLAGTDKFGNRENYDEFKINKSEIVSIVGPTGSGKSRLLGDIEWVADRDTPTNRKILINGKDADKKWRLSANNKLVSQLSQNMNFVMDLSAYEFIELHAKSRMVENEEEVINKIIVEANKLAGEKFDLNTPITSLSGGQSRALMIADTAILSSSPIVLIDEIENAGIDRKKALDLLVSENKIVLMATHDPILALIADKRIVINNGAIVAIHKTTEKEKELLLELEKMDNVIQDLRKELRYGNSLSNFKINSK; via the coding sequence ATGCGTAATCTAAAAATTGAAAAATTAATTGAAAAATATCCTTTTGTTGAAGTTTTTTTTGAAGAAAATAACTTTGATATTTCAAATAGTAAACATTTATCATTTGCAGAGTATTTACATTCATTTTCTGAAGAAGAAAAAGAAGAACTTGCAATAGACGAAGAACTGCTTTGTGAATCCTTAGAAATTTATATAAAACAAATGAAAAGTTTTCTAGGTGTTGAAGATGATGAAGTAAATTCAATAACTTTACTTGCCGGTACAGATAAGTTCGGTAATAGAGAAAACTATGATGAATTTAAAATTAATAAATCAGAAATAGTTTCAATAGTTGGACCAACAGGAAGCGGAAAATCAAGACTATTAGGAGATATTGAATGGGTAGCAGATAGAGATACTCCCACTAATAGAAAAATTTTAATAAATGGGAAAGACGCTGATAAGAAATGGAGATTAAGTGCTAATAATAAATTAGTATCTCAACTTTCTCAAAATATGAATTTTGTTATGGATTTATCCGCTTATGAATTTATAGAACTTCACGCTAAAAGTAGAATGGTTGAAAATGAAGAAGAAGTAATTAACAAAATAATTGTAGAGGCAAATAAACTTGCAGGAGAAAAATTTGACTTAAATACTCCTATAACTTCATTAAGTGGTGGACAGTCTAGAGCTTTAATGATTGCAGATACAGCAATTTTAAGTTCATCTCCGATTGTTTTGATTGATGAGATTGAAAATGCAGGAATTGATAGGAAAAAAGCTTTAGATTTACTAGTAAGTGAAAATAAAATTGTTTTAATGGCAACACATGATCCGATATTAGCTTTGATTGCTGATAAGAGAATTGTAATAAATAATGGAGCTATTGTTGCGATACATAAAACAACTGAAAAAGAAAAGGAATTACTTTTAGAACTTGAAAAAATGGATAATGTTATTCAAGATTTAAGAAAAGAATTAAGATATGGCAACTCACTTTCCAATTTTAAAATAAATTCTAAATGA
- a CDS encoding U32 family peptidase, producing the protein MWYNKHIFTHFYKDIIFIVRDFMFELLSPAGSMESLKAGIQNGADAIYLGGSSFGARASATNFDNDELIEAVKYAKLRNVNIFVTVNTSIKETEVEELISYTDFLYKIGVDAIILSDIGVAEVLRKRYPNMELHASTQISAHSLNDVLELKKVGFNRVVLARELSIEEIKEICDNVDIDIEVFIHGAICISYSGQCLMSSMLGDRSGNRGRCAQPCRQSYKLINKTTGKIIDVNGNYLLSPKDLCSIENIEKILDTGVKSLKIEGRMKRPEYVAVVTSRYRKTIDNYINNKITDDKKALKEDLEAIFNRKFTSGYLMSKNGSDIINLDKPNNVGVKVGEVLSFNSKKNKLKIKLSGKLSKGDGINLGGGSIGRIIKNGEIFDFGVAGEIIEIDFVKNIKSNTPVYKTSDKLLVDNANKSFIEGIENKKINLKCEIFIKVGEKAKFILENIEVYSDEKIEKANDKEAKIDKIIEKLCKTGGTPYKFVFDNIFVDKDVFVPVSVLNNLRRKAIEKYEEYKLDFSSKRIIYSYKNFSYLKDKKVFNGKITLKVHKNSQLDKILENPDISEYIREIYTEDFTLLEEYYNKFKTIGINLVYSALGVIRNEEYSILEKYLSKINNEIFNKVQISTWGSKNFFKSKFGAKKFNIDTYFNIYNSYSLRFFEKYFDAEDITISQEINKFEIKSLLNKSKEKNANVDMIIYGHTRAMLTEYCAMGVLTKDCHKDRRCAECARSDYILKDMENREFRLFQDIFCRTEIRNHITLDLRENINEIFELGVDRVRLDFTYEDSDMVYRILKECVEYLKYSKKFNYKNVFKGHYINSVN; encoded by the coding sequence ATGTGGTATAATAAACATATCTTTACACATTTTTATAAAGATATAATTTTTATTGTGAGGGATTTTATGTTTGAACTTTTATCTCCGGCGGGGTCTATGGAATCCTTGAAAGCCGGAATTCAAAATGGTGCAGATGCTATTTATCTGGGCGGTAGCAGTTTTGGAGCAAGAGCTTCTGCAACAAATTTTGACAATGATGAGCTTATAGAAGCTGTAAAATATGCAAAACTTAGGAATGTTAATATATTTGTTACGGTTAATACATCTATTAAAGAAACCGAAGTTGAAGAATTGATTTCTTATACAGATTTTTTATATAAAATTGGTGTGGATGCAATAATTTTATCTGATATTGGAGTTGCAGAAGTTTTAAGAAAAAGATATCCAAATATGGAACTTCATGCATCAACTCAAATATCTGCACATTCATTAAATGACGTTTTAGAATTAAAAAAAGTTGGATTTAACAGAGTAGTTCTTGCAAGAGAACTTAGTATAGAAGAAATTAAGGAAATCTGTGATAATGTTGATATAGACATTGAGGTATTCATTCACGGAGCAATCTGTATAAGTTATTCAGGACAATGTCTGATGAGCTCAATGCTTGGAGATCGTTCAGGAAATAGAGGCCGTTGTGCTCAGCCTTGTAGGCAAAGCTATAAATTGATTAACAAGACAACAGGAAAAATTATTGATGTAAATGGAAATTACTTATTGAGTCCAAAAGATTTATGTAGTATAGAAAACATTGAAAAAATATTGGATACTGGTGTTAAATCTTTAAAAATTGAAGGAAGAATGAAAAGACCAGAATATGTAGCAGTTGTTACATCAAGATACAGAAAAACTATAGACAATTACATAAATAATAAAATTACAGATGATAAAAAGGCTTTAAAAGAAGATTTAGAAGCTATTTTTAATAGAAAATTCACATCAGGATACCTTATGAGTAAAAACGGTTCTGATATAATCAATTTAGATAAGCCTAATAATGTTGGAGTAAAAGTTGGAGAAGTTTTAAGTTTTAACTCCAAAAAGAACAAATTGAAAATAAAGTTATCCGGCAAACTTTCGAAAGGAGACGGTATTAATTTAGGTGGAGGAAGTATTGGTAGAATAATTAAAAATGGTGAAATTTTTGACTTTGGAGTAGCTGGAGAAATTATAGAAATTGATTTTGTGAAAAATATAAAATCTAATACTCCTGTTTACAAAACTTCTGATAAATTATTGGTAGATAATGCCAATAAATCATTTATAGAAGGAATTGAGAATAAAAAGATAAATTTAAAATGTGAAATTTTTATAAAAGTTGGTGAAAAAGCAAAGTTTATTTTAGAAAATATTGAAGTTTATTCAGACGAAAAAATAGAAAAGGCAAATGATAAAGAAGCTAAAATAGATAAGATTATTGAAAAATTGTGTAAAACTGGTGGAACTCCTTACAAATTCGTTTTTGATAATATATTTGTAGATAAAGATGTCTTTGTTCCAGTTTCAGTATTGAATAATCTTAGAAGAAAAGCAATTGAAAAATATGAGGAATATAAACTGGATTTTTCAAGTAAAAGGATTATATATTCTTATAAGAATTTTAGCTATCTGAAAGATAAAAAAGTATTTAATGGAAAGATTACATTAAAAGTACATAAAAATTCTCAACTTGATAAAATTTTAGAAAATCCGGATATATCAGAGTATATAAGAGAAATTTATACTGAAGATTTTACTTTACTTGAAGAATATTATAATAAATTTAAAACTATTGGGATAAATTTAGTTTATAGCGCTTTAGGTGTTATAAGAAATGAAGAGTATTCTATATTAGAAAAATATTTATCTAAAATAAATAATGAAATTTTTAATAAAGTTCAAATATCAACTTGGGGTTCAAAAAATTTTTTTAAATCAAAATTTGGCGCTAAAAAATTCAATATAGACACATATTTTAATATTTATAACTCATATTCATTGAGATTTTTTGAAAAATATTTTGATGCTGAAGATATAACAATTTCACAGGAAATAAATAAATTTGAAATAAAAAGTTTATTGAATAAATCAAAAGAAAAAAATGCAAATGTTGATATGATAATTTATGGACATACAAGAGCAATGCTTACGGAATACTGTGCAATGGGTGTTTTGACAAAAGATTGTCACAAAGATAGGCGTTGTGCTGAATGTGCAAGAAGTGACTATATTTTAAAAGATATGGAGAATAGAGAGTTTAGATTATTTCAAGATATATTTTGTAGAACTGAAATAAGAAATCATATTACACTTGATTTAAGAGAAAATATAAATGAAATATTTGAGCTTGGAGTTGACAGAGTAAGACTTGATTTTACTTATGAAGATTCTGATATGGTCTATAGAATTTTAAAAGAATGTGTTGAATATTTAAAATATTCAAAAAAATTTAATTATAAAAATGTGTTTAAAGGGCATTATATAAATTCAGTTAATTAA
- a CDS encoding NusG domain II-containing protein produces MKKGDIIVIFTLIIIFCFSFVYINKSFITTEDKYISVQVNGEEIKQITFGKEKKVYPIRTSFGLNILEVDNDGVRVIEASCPDKLDVKFGKINKVGQAIICMPNRLVIQIKSRQNNDLDVVN; encoded by the coding sequence ATGAAAAAAGGAGATATTATTGTTATCTTTACTTTAATTATTATTTTTTGCTTTTCATTTGTATATATAAATAAAAGTTTTATAACAACCGAAGATAAATATATAAGTGTTCAAGTAAATGGAGAAGAAATTAAGCAGATAACATTTGGAAAGGAAAAGAAAGTTTATCCTATAAGAACTTCTTTTGGACTTAATATTTTAGAAGTAGATAATGATGGAGTTAGAGTTATCGAAGCGAGTTGTCCCGATAAACTCGATGTTAAGTTTGGAAAAATAAATAAAGTTGGACAAGCAATTATTTGTATGCCAAATAGATTGGTGATACAAATAAAATCAAGACAAAATAATGATTTGGATGTGGTAAATTAA
- a CDS encoding Gx transporter family protein, whose translation MKAKKVILISLFVSVALIVSLLEYYIPIPIPNVRLGLSNIIIINSILLFGFKETFFISFLKAILLVIILGNPISFIYNFSAGFTSIVTMYILNKFCSKYLSLIGISVLGSVSHVMVQILVSMVLLNTRTLINFIPFLGIIGVFTGILVGIISNYMYKILRGNYVK comes from the coding sequence ATGAAAGCAAAAAAAGTTATTTTAATTTCATTATTTGTTTCAGTTGCTTTAATAGTATCATTATTAGAGTATTATATTCCAATACCTATTCCAAATGTAAGATTAGGGCTGTCAAATATAATAATTATAAATTCAATCTTACTTTTCGGTTTTAAAGAAACATTTTTTATTTCATTTCTTAAGGCGATTTTATTAGTAATAATATTAGGAAATCCTATAAGTTTTATATATAATTTTTCAGCGGGATTTACAAGCATTGTTACTATGTATATATTAAATAAGTTTTGTAGTAAGTATTTAAGTTTAATAGGAATAAGTGTTTTGGGGTCTGTTTCTCATGTTATGGTTCAAATACTGGTTTCTATGGTTCTTTTAAATACAAGAACTTTGATTAATTTTATTCCTTTTTTAGGTATAATTGGAGTTTTTACCGGAATCTTGGTTGGTATTATTTCAAATTATATGTATAAAATTTTAAGAGGTAATTATGTCAAGTAA
- the radC gene encoding RadC family protein: protein MSSNDYENFLKELKIFLNDEKLKEKKIFEKEIKEENLSLGEKIINEVNSVKNIEYEDIETFTVSIKELEETDKPREKLYKFGLENLSEYELIAILIRSGSKKEDVLTLSKKLWKYMNKFHRISEITINDLMKIDGIGLSKACSIVSALELSKRLNMRECVDNFSIGSPKSVADIFMNILRDEMKEHFYVLLLDTKNKIISWDEISKGDLNSSIVHPREVFKYALRYSANSIICLHNHPSGDPTPSSQDIDITKRLEEVGDLVGIRLLDHIIIGYNKYVSLKEKGLMR from the coding sequence ATGTCAAGTAATGATTATGAAAATTTTTTAAAAGAGTTAAAAATTTTTTTAAACGATGAAAAATTAAAAGAGAAAAAAATTTTTGAAAAAGAAATTAAAGAAGAAAATCTATCTCTTGGAGAAAAAATAATAAATGAAGTAAATAGCGTAAAAAATATTGAATATGAAGATATAGAAACTTTTACTGTTTCGATAAAAGAGCTTGAAGAAACTGATAAACCGAGAGAAAAACTTTATAAATTTGGATTAGAAAATTTAAGCGAATATGAACTTATAGCAATTTTAATTCGAAGTGGTTCAAAAAAAGAAGATGTTTTGACTCTTTCAAAAAAATTATGGAAATATATGAATAAGTTTCATAGAATTAGTGAGATTACAATTAATGATTTGATGAAAATTGATGGAATAGGTCTTTCAAAGGCTTGTTCTATAGTTTCAGCTTTAGAACTTTCAAAAAGATTGAATATGAGGGAATGTGTTGATAATTTTTCTATAGGCTCTCCTAAAAGCGTTGCTGATATTTTTATGAATATACTGAGAGATGAAATGAAAGAGCATTTTTATGTTCTTTTATTAGATACTAAGAATAAAATAATTTCTTGGGATGAAATATCTAAAGGAGATTTAAATTCTTCTATAGTTCATCCAAGAGAAGTTTTTAAATATGCCCTAAGATATAGTGCAAATAGTATTATTTGTTTGCATAATCACCCAAGTGGGGATCCTACTCCAAGTTCACAAGATATAGATATAACTAAAAGATTGGAAGAGGTTGGAGATTTAGTTGGAATAAGATTATTAGATCATATTATAATCGGATATAATAAATATGTTAGTTTAAAAGAAAAAGGATTAATGAGGTAA
- a CDS encoding rod shape-determining protein, translating to MGFSWILGEDLTLDLGTSNTLIYSKRKDGKIMEPSVVAVDLNNYEIVAVGEKAKNMEGKTPDNIITLAPIKGGKIINFEIAQVMLTNLLKKAKSSFSVFHPKVHIAISSGISEVDRRAIEDCVIYSGARSIEFIPSAVASAIGMGLPALEPSGSIVANIGGGTVDVSLVSLGGVVASKFVDIGGDSIDYDIINIVKNKYDLMIDKETAEFIKINLSSFITSNITNSLSIFGRDINSGMPRNATIYGKDITSSLFPLFNAVADAIKVILEKTPPSMTGNVLRNGIFLTGGCSKINGCVEYLQNELRIAINISENPLTCTCEGASILVNNMKAKNNRRKNNE from the coding sequence ATGGGTTTTTCGTGGATTTTAGGAGAAGATTTGACCTTAGATTTAGGTACGTCTAACACTCTAATATACTCAAAAAGAAAAGATGGTAAAATTATGGAACCTTCTGTTGTTGCAGTGGATTTAAATAATTATGAAATAGTTGCAGTTGGAGAAAAAGCAAAAAATATGGAAGGAAAAACTCCAGATAATATAATAACATTGGCACCCATAAAAGGTGGGAAGATAATAAATTTTGAAATTGCTCAAGTAATGCTAACAAATTTATTAAAAAAAGCAAAATCGAGTTTTTCAGTTTTTCATCCAAAGGTGCATATTGCGATATCAAGTGGTATTTCTGAAGTTGATAGAAGAGCTATCGAAGATTGTGTAATTTATTCCGGTGCTAGAAGCATTGAATTTATTCCAAGCGCAGTTGCGTCTGCAATTGGAATGGGACTTCCGGCTTTAGAACCGTCAGGAAGTATTGTAGCTAATATTGGAGGAGGAACTGTAGATGTTTCTTTAGTTAGTTTAGGTGGAGTTGTTGCGTCTAAATTTGTTGATATTGGTGGAGATTCAATAGATTATGACATCATAAATATCGTAAAAAATAAATATGATTTGATGATAGATAAAGAAACTGCGGAATTTATAAAGATTAATCTATCTTCATTTATAACTAGCAATATCACTAATAGTCTTTCAATATTCGGTAGAGATATAAACAGTGGTATGCCTAGAAATGCTACAATTTATGGGAAAGATATAACATCTTCGTTATTTCCGCTTTTTAATGCAGTTGCTGACGCAATAAAAGTTATTTTGGAAAAGACTCCTCCGTCAATGACAGGGAATGTTTTAAGAAATGGAATATTTCTAACAGGAGGTTGTTCTAAAATTAACGGTTGTGTTGAGTATTTACAAAACGAATTGAGAATAGCTATAAATATATCTGAAAATCCATTGACCTGTACTTGTGAAGGAGCAAGTATCTTGGTTAATAATATGAAAGCTAAAAATAATAGGAGAAAAAATAATGAATAG
- the mreC gene encoding rod shape-determining protein MreC gives MNRFRNIKARKKKISFFTTVIILSSIIFFSNNSSIMNIGENAIGTVTSSISRIVYSSIASSKEVFKNIFGSKAIREENEKLKIENAELKEKNISMENIIAKEEFLKNEYNLYLKNKENLLSANVIALDNNSLFVRFNINKGSKDGVKVGDIIVQGTVGDKENTYIKAVVGKVVEVGYNWSKVSSLVDSASNVSFNVVRTQSYGSINGQENNLLSGFMYKSDADVVVGDKLVTSGRGGVFPRNLYIGEVTEVKSSENNLEKKVSVKSPVDFTTLFRVFVLKGNGEDNE, from the coding sequence ATGAATAGATTTAGAAATATTAAAGCACGTAAAAAGAAAATTTCTTTTTTTACAACAGTGATAATTTTAAGTTCTATAATTTTTTTCAGTAATAATTCTTCTATTATGAATATTGGAGAAAATGCGATAGGAACGGTTACTAGTTCAATTTCAAGAATAGTTTATTCTTCTATTGCAAGTTCAAAAGAGGTTTTTAAGAATATTTTTGGATCAAAAGCAATTAGAGAAGAAAATGAAAAACTAAAAATTGAAAACGCAGAACTTAAAGAAAAAAATATAAGTATGGAGAACATAATAGCTAAAGAAGAATTTTTAAAAAATGAATATAATTTGTATTTAAAAAATAAAGAAAATCTTTTAAGTGCTAATGTGATTGCTCTAGATAACAATAGTTTGTTTGTAAGGTTTAACATAAATAAAGGTAGTAAAGATGGTGTTAAAGTTGGAGATATTATTGTTCAAGGAACCGTTGGAGATAAGGAAAATACTTATATTAAGGCAGTTGTTGGAAAGGTAGTTGAAGTCGGATATAATTGGAGTAAAGTTTCCAGTTTAGTTGACTCTGCAAGTAATGTTTCATTTAATGTCGTTAGAACACAATCATATGGATCTATAAATGGTCAAGAAAACAATCTTTTGTCCGGTTTTATGTATAAATCAGATGCTGACGTTGTGGTTGGCGATAAATTAGTTACTTCAGGTAGAGGTGGAGTATTTCCAAGAAACTTATACATCGGAGAAGTTACAGAGGTAAAATCTTCAGAAAATAATTTAGAAAAAAAAGTTAGTGTAAAATCTCCTGTAGACTTTACGACTTTGTTTAGGGTGTTTGTATTAAAAGGAAATGGTGAAGACAATGAATAG
- the mreD gene encoding rod shape-determining protein MreD, which produces MNRLKVVLMFFASIMIQTAILPNFSIFNSKANMSLAVVVAIAMNFGSYISGYSGIVLGFFEDILFSRVIGIRALIYYMIGFIVGYNEDSINKGDIRSGSIITVVSTLFYWVMNTIIYMFLENSSSARFIKYLKGPIIIEMLLNVLLYLICNYVFRKVFKKKKFRF; this is translated from the coding sequence ATGAATAGATTAAAAGTTGTATTAATGTTTTTTGCAAGTATAATGATACAAACAGCGATATTACCTAATTTTAGTATATTTAACTCTAAAGCAAATATGAGTTTAGCAGTTGTTGTTGCAATTGCCATGAATTTCGGTTCTTATATTTCCGGATACTCCGGGATTGTACTTGGATTTTTTGAGGATATTTTATTTTCAAGAGTTATAGGGATAAGAGCGTTGATATATTATATGATAGGATTTATAGTTGGATATAATGAAGACTCCATAAACAAAGGAGACATACGTTCAGGCTCTATAATTACTGTTGTATCAACTTTGTTTTATTGGGTTATGAATACAATAATTTATATGTTTTTGGAAAATTCATCATCAGCAAGGTTTATAAAATATTTAAAAGGGCCAATAATTATAGAGATGCTTTTAAATGTTTTATTGTACTTGATATGTAACTATGTTTTTAGAAAAGTGTTTAAAAAGAAAAAATTTAGATTTTAG